A genomic window from Streptomyces sp. MST-110588 includes:
- a CDS encoding extracellular solute-binding protein — MQLSARTAARTPASTPRKTARAAALVLAGLVATAACAPATSDNAAKEDAKSGTLRVWLFQEVNNAPKEKVVQQALAAFKARHEGVGVSVDYIPVDTRAQRIKAAFNDPKSAPDVIEYGNTDTAGYVKDGGLADVSAEFASWSDARETDPAAKESVTVDGKVYGAPLFVGVRALYYRTDVFRELGLKPPATQDELAATARKIRKERPELYGIAVGGAYTYGALPFLWAHGGELARGGSAAKAGGSGTYTSAVNEPEAEQGIKAYTSLFGDDNCPARKCADMGGNDTVTAFASGKAGMAIGGDFSHQAMEDGKVKGKYAVVPLPGVKAGTIAPAFAGGNNIGVLKSSSHRTLAVDLMKSLAGKETQRKLFDAMGFLPTYGDVRREAAGKQPFVRPFVKTLEAGAKPVPASPAWSAIDSSLVLPTMFQEIVSGRKSVDAAADDAAKKMNEAFAK, encoded by the coding sequence ATGCAGCTCTCTGCCCGAACGGCCGCCCGAACACCCGCTTCCACCCCCCGTAAGACCGCCCGCGCGGCGGCGCTGGTGCTGGCCGGCCTGGTCGCCACCGCCGCCTGTGCCCCCGCCACCTCCGACAACGCCGCCAAGGAGGACGCGAAGAGCGGGACCCTGCGCGTCTGGCTGTTCCAGGAGGTGAACAACGCGCCGAAGGAGAAGGTCGTCCAGCAGGCCCTCGCGGCCTTCAAGGCGCGGCACGAAGGCGTCGGGGTCAGCGTCGACTACATACCGGTCGACACCCGCGCCCAGCGCATCAAGGCGGCCTTCAACGACCCGAAGAGCGCGCCCGACGTGATCGAGTACGGCAACACCGACACCGCCGGATACGTCAAGGACGGCGGACTGGCCGACGTGAGCGCCGAGTTCGCGTCCTGGTCCGACGCCAGGGAGACCGATCCGGCGGCGAAGGAGTCGGTGACCGTGGACGGGAAGGTCTACGGGGCGCCGCTGTTCGTCGGCGTACGGGCGCTGTACTACCGCACCGACGTCTTCAGGGAGCTGGGCTTGAAGCCCCCCGCCACCCAGGACGAACTGGCCGCCACCGCGCGGAAGATCCGCAAGGAGCGGCCCGAGCTGTACGGGATCGCGGTCGGCGGCGCGTACACCTACGGGGCACTGCCCTTCCTGTGGGCACACGGCGGCGAACTGGCCAGGGGCGGGAGCGCGGCGAAGGCCGGCGGCTCCGGCACGTACACCTCCGCCGTCAACGAGCCGGAGGCCGAGCAGGGCATCAAGGCGTACACCAGCCTGTTCGGGGACGACAACTGCCCGGCGCGCAAATGCGCGGACATGGGCGGCAACGACACCGTCACCGCGTTCGCGTCCGGGAAGGCCGGTATGGCCATCGGCGGTGACTTCAGTCATCAGGCCATGGAGGACGGGAAGGTCAAGGGAAAGTACGCGGTCGTGCCGCTGCCCGGCGTCAAGGCGGGCACAATCGCCCCGGCGTTCGCGGGCGGGAACAATATCGGCGTACTCAAGAGCAGTTCGCACCGCACGCTGGCGGTGGACCTGATGAAGTCGCTGGCGGGCAAGGAGACCCAGCGCAAGCTGTTCGACGCGATGGGATTCCTGCCGACGTACGGCGACGTGCGGCGCGAGGCCGCCGGGAAACAGCCCTTCGTACGGCCCTTCGTCAAGACCCTGGAAGCGGGCGCGAAGCCCGTGCCGGCCTCGCCCGCCTGGTCGGCCATCGACTCCTCACTCGTGCTGCCCACGATGTTCCAGGAGATTGTCAGCGGCCGTAAGAGCGTGGACGCGGCTGCCGACGACGCCGCGAAGAAGATGAACGAGGCATTCGCGAAGTGA
- a CDS encoding sugar ABC transporter permease — MRPGPARSRGGWTPWLYLAPALVVLGGLLVYPVYQLGLISFLRYTQAQVSGGEPTSFQGLGNYAELFGDGEFWRVLLATVVFAAACVLGTLLVGCACAVLLTRVRAVPRLALMLAALGAWATPAITGSTVWVFLFDPDFGPVNRVLGLGDFSWTYGRYSAFALVLLEVVWCSFPFVMVTVYAGIRAIPGEVLEAAALDGASQWRTWRSVMAPMLRPILAVVTIQSVIWDFKVFTQIYVMTNGGGIAGQNLVLNVYAYQKAFASSQYSLGSAIGIVMLLILLAVTLVHLRLLRRRGEEW; from the coding sequence ATACGTCCCGGTCCCGCGCGAAGCCGTGGCGGCTGGACGCCCTGGCTCTACCTCGCCCCCGCACTGGTGGTGCTCGGCGGACTGCTGGTCTACCCCGTCTACCAGCTCGGTCTGATCTCCTTCCTCCGCTACACCCAGGCCCAGGTGAGCGGCGGCGAACCCACCAGTTTCCAGGGCCTGGGCAACTACGCCGAGCTGTTCGGCGACGGTGAGTTCTGGCGGGTGCTGCTGGCCACCGTGGTGTTCGCCGCCGCCTGCGTCCTTGGCACACTGCTGGTCGGCTGCGCGTGCGCCGTCCTGCTCACACGGGTACGGGCCGTGCCGCGCCTGGCCCTGATGCTGGCCGCGCTCGGCGCCTGGGCCACCCCCGCCATCACCGGCTCCACCGTCTGGGTCTTCCTCTTCGACCCGGATTTCGGGCCGGTCAACCGGGTGCTGGGTCTGGGCGACTTCTCCTGGACCTACGGGCGCTACAGCGCCTTCGCGCTGGTCCTGCTGGAAGTCGTGTGGTGCTCGTTCCCGTTCGTGATGGTGACCGTCTACGCGGGCATCCGGGCCATCCCGGGCGAGGTGCTGGAGGCCGCGGCCCTGGACGGCGCCTCGCAGTGGCGGACCTGGCGGTCGGTCATGGCGCCGATGCTGCGCCCGATCCTGGCCGTCGTCACCATCCAGTCGGTGATCTGGGACTTCAAGGTCTTCACGCAGATCTACGTCATGACCAACGGCGGCGGCATCGCCGGGCAGAACCTCGTACTGAACGTGTACGCGTACCAGAAGGCGTTCGCCTCCTCCCAGTACAGCCTGGGCTCGGCGATCGGCATCGTGATGCTGCTGATCCTGCTGGCCGTCACGCTCGTCCACCTGCGCCTGCTGCGCCGCCGGGGGGAGGAATGGTGA
- a CDS encoding carbohydrate ABC transporter permease has protein sequence MVSTVRTPRIRRPGRSAAEAGALLLAAAVAFPLYWMVLSAFKPAGEIQSTDPRPWTLHPSLDAFRRVFQQHDFGRYFLNSLFVAGAVVIASALIAFLAATAVTRFRFRFRTTLLVMFLVAQMVPVEALTIPLFFLMRDVGDAVPGIGLNTLGSLILPHLAFSLPFAIWMLRGFVKAVPEALEEAACLDGASRTRFLWQILFPLVFPGLVATSVFSFISTWNDFLFAKSFIISATENSTLPMALLVFFKPDENDWGGIMAASTVMTVPVLVFFVLAQRRLVSGLGGAVKD, from the coding sequence ATGGTGAGTACGGTCCGTACGCCGCGCATCCGGCGGCCGGGACGGTCGGCCGCCGAGGCGGGCGCGCTGCTGCTCGCCGCCGCCGTCGCCTTCCCCCTCTACTGGATGGTGCTCTCCGCCTTCAAACCGGCGGGCGAGATCCAGTCCACCGACCCCCGCCCCTGGACCCTGCACCCCTCCCTGGACGCCTTCCGCCGGGTCTTCCAGCAGCACGACTTCGGGCGCTACTTCCTCAACAGCCTCTTCGTGGCGGGGGCCGTAGTCATCGCCTCCGCGCTGATCGCCTTCCTGGCGGCCACGGCCGTCACCCGCTTCCGTTTCCGGTTCCGTACGACGCTGCTCGTGATGTTCCTGGTCGCGCAGATGGTGCCCGTGGAAGCGCTGACGATCCCGCTGTTCTTCCTGATGCGGGACGTCGGCGACGCCGTACCCGGCATCGGCCTGAACACCCTCGGCTCGCTGATCCTGCCGCACCTCGCCTTCTCCCTGCCCTTCGCGATCTGGATGCTGCGCGGCTTCGTCAAGGCCGTACCCGAGGCGCTGGAGGAGGCGGCCTGTCTGGACGGTGCCTCCCGCACCCGCTTCCTGTGGCAGATCCTCTTCCCGCTGGTCTTCCCCGGGCTCGTGGCGACCAGCGTCTTCTCCTTCATCTCCACCTGGAACGACTTCCTGTTCGCCAAGTCCTTCATCATCAGCGCGACGGAGAACTCCACCCTCCCGATGGCCCTGCTCGTGTTCTTCAAACCGGACGAGAACGACTGGGGCGGGATCATGGCGGCGTCGACGGTGATGACCGTACCCGTGCTGGTCTTCTTCGTCCTCGCACAGCGCCGGCTCGTCTCGGGACTGGGCGGAGCGGTGAAGGACTGA
- a CDS encoding beta-N-acetylhexosaminidase: protein MTDRTETKADQGGGAEAEAVTDLVPAPRQARRTRPATGEPCVLDERTVLDAGPGTERVARWLRSAVGAATGLPLAPAPAPGATNWTGDHASPQDRGNRVLLRLSPDTERQLGPEGYSLEIGGPEAGPCVVIDGGDEAGLFWGAQTLRQLLGPDAFRRAPVDPDRRQWPLPAVSVRDAPRFSWRGMLLDVARHFMPKDGVLRWIDLLAAHKLNVLHLHLTDDQGWRVEIKRYPRLTETGAWRRRTKVGHRASPLWDERPHGGYYTQDDLREIVAYAAERHITVVPEIDVPGHSQAAIAAYPELGNTDVIDTNSLEVWDTWGVNQNVLAPTDNTLRFYEHVLEEVLALFPSRFVHIGGDECPKDQWRASPTAQARIKELGLADEDGLQSWFIRHFDRWLAARGRRLIGWDEILEGGLAEGAAVSSWRGYAGGLAAARAGHDVVMCPEQQVYFDHRQDGGPDEPVPIGYVRTLEDVHRFEPVPPELTDEQAAHILGTQANLWTEVLDSPSRVDYQAFPRLAAFAEVAWSALPEPAARDHADFLRRMTVHYARLDALGVDYRPPGGPRPWQRRPGVLGRPIEGSPPNV, encoded by the coding sequence ATGACCGACAGGACGGAAACCAAGGCGGACCAGGGCGGCGGCGCGGAAGCGGAAGCGGTCACCGACCTCGTCCCCGCACCGCGCCAGGCCCGCCGCACCCGGCCCGCGACCGGTGAGCCCTGCGTCCTGGACGAGCGGACCGTACTGGACGCGGGCCCCGGCACCGAACGCGTCGCGCGCTGGCTGCGCTCGGCCGTCGGCGCGGCCACCGGCCTCCCGCTGGCACCCGCGCCCGCGCCCGGCGCCACCAACTGGACCGGGGACCACGCCTCGCCCCAGGACCGAGGGAACCGCGTCCTGCTCCGGCTGTCCCCGGACACGGAAAGACAGCTCGGCCCCGAGGGCTACTCCCTCGAAATCGGCGGTCCGGAAGCGGGGCCGTGTGTCGTCATCGACGGCGGTGACGAGGCAGGGCTGTTCTGGGGCGCCCAGACCCTGCGTCAACTGCTCGGCCCGGACGCCTTCCGCAGGGCACCGGTCGACCCGGACCGGCGGCAGTGGCCGCTGCCCGCCGTGTCCGTACGGGACGCGCCCCGCTTCTCCTGGCGCGGCATGCTGCTCGACGTGGCCCGGCACTTCATGCCCAAGGACGGCGTGCTGCGCTGGATCGACCTGCTCGCCGCGCACAAGCTGAACGTGCTCCACCTCCATCTCACCGACGACCAGGGGTGGCGCGTGGAGATCAAGCGCTACCCCAGGCTCACGGAGACCGGGGCCTGGCGCAGGCGGACCAAGGTCGGGCACCGCGCCTCACCCCTGTGGGACGAACGCCCGCACGGCGGCTACTACACCCAGGACGACCTCCGCGAGATCGTCGCCTACGCCGCCGAGCGGCATATCACCGTCGTCCCGGAGATCGACGTCCCCGGGCACTCGCAGGCCGCCATCGCCGCATACCCGGAGCTCGGCAACACCGATGTCATCGACACCAACTCCCTCGAAGTCTGGGACACCTGGGGCGTCAATCAGAACGTACTCGCCCCCACTGACAACACCCTCCGCTTCTACGAACACGTCCTGGAAGAGGTGCTGGCCCTCTTCCCCTCCCGCTTCGTCCACATCGGCGGCGACGAGTGCCCCAAGGACCAGTGGCGGGCCTCGCCCACCGCCCAGGCGCGCATCAAGGAACTGGGCCTGGCGGACGAGGACGGGCTCCAGAGCTGGTTCATCCGGCACTTCGACCGCTGGCTCGCCGCGCGCGGCCGACGGCTCATCGGCTGGGATGAGATCCTCGAAGGGGGCCTGGCCGAGGGCGCCGCGGTCTCCTCCTGGCGCGGCTACGCGGGCGGCCTCGCCGCCGCCCGGGCCGGCCACGACGTCGTCATGTGCCCCGAACAGCAGGTGTACTTCGACCACCGCCAGGACGGCGGCCCCGACGAACCCGTACCGATCGGCTACGTACGGACCCTGGAGGACGTCCACCGCTTCGAGCCGGTCCCGCCGGAACTGACGGACGAGCAGGCCGCACACATCCTGGGCACCCAGGCCAACCTCTGGACCGAGGTCCTGGACAGCCCCTCGCGGGTGGACTACCAGGCGTTCCCGCGGCTGGCGGCCTTCGCCGAGGTCGCCTGGTCGGCGCTGCCGGAGCCGGCCGCCCGCGACCACGCGGACTTCCTGCGGCGAATGACCGTCCACTATGCGCGCCTTGACGCCCTCGGGGTCGACTACCGCCCGCCCGGCGGCCCGCGGCCGTGGCAGCGGCGGCCCGGCGTGCTCGGACGCCCGATCGAGGGGTCGCCCCCAAACGTGTGA
- a CDS encoding FAD binding domain-containing protein: MTTHAPQASQTVTLPASLDEAVAALGAMPAAVPVAGGTDLMAAVNAGLLRPAALVGLGRISEIRGWQYQDGHALLGAGLTLARMGRPDFAALIPALAAAARAAGPPQVRNAGTLGGNIVTSAPTGDTLPVLAALEATLIIAGPHGARREIPVSHLLAGREMLRPGELLGFVRVPLLHAPQTFLKATGRTGPGRATASVALVLDPARRGVRCAVGAVATVPLRPLEAEQWVASIIDWDGERALVPEALTAFGEYVAAACIPDPMPRPGSPEGTDGGAPQALPPAALHLRRTVAALARRALGRALS; encoded by the coding sequence TTGACCACGCACGCACCGCAGGCGTCGCAGACGGTGACGTTGCCGGCCTCGCTGGACGAGGCGGTGGCGGCACTCGGCGCCATGCCCGCCGCCGTGCCCGTCGCGGGCGGCACCGACCTGATGGCCGCCGTCAATGCAGGGCTGCTCAGACCCGCGGCCCTGGTGGGCCTGGGCCGGATCAGCGAGATCCGCGGCTGGCAGTACCAGGACGGCCATGCCCTGCTCGGCGCGGGGCTGACCCTCGCCCGTATGGGACGCCCCGACTTCGCCGCGCTCATCCCGGCCCTGGCCGCCGCCGCCCGCGCGGCCGGCCCCCCACAGGTCCGCAACGCCGGCACGCTCGGCGGCAACATCGTCACCTCCGCGCCCACCGGTGACACCCTGCCCGTGCTCGCCGCCCTCGAAGCGACCCTGATCATCGCCGGGCCGCACGGCGCCCGCCGCGAGATCCCGGTCAGCCACCTGCTCGCCGGGCGCGAGATGCTGCGCCCCGGTGAGCTGCTCGGCTTCGTACGGGTGCCGCTGCTGCACGCCCCGCAGACCTTCCTGAAGGCCACCGGCCGTACGGGCCCCGGGCGGGCGACCGCCTCGGTGGCCCTGGTCCTGGACCCGGCGCGGCGCGGGGTGCGCTGCGCGGTCGGCGCGGTGGCCACGGTGCCGCTGAGGCCGCTGGAGGCCGAGCAGTGGGTGGCCTCGATCATCGACTGGGACGGCGAACGGGCCCTGGTCCCCGAGGCGCTGACGGCCTTCGGCGAGTACGTCGCCGCCGCCTGCATCCCGGACCCGATGCCCCGGCCCGGGTCCCCGGAGGGCACGGACGGCGGCGCACCGCAGGCCCTGCCGCCCGCCGCCCTGCATCTTCGTCGTACGGTGGCAGCCCTGGCCCGCCGAGCACTTGGGAGGGCGCTCTCGTGA
- a CDS encoding xanthine dehydrogenase family protein molybdopterin-binding subunit gives MTGTTDGAGAVTATPAAGTQVPVEPPPHGLGVSLPPADAPAKTQGIFPYAADLWAEGLLWAAILRSPHPRARILSIDTKPAAEMPGVRVVVTHQDVPGDAGHGRGTPDRPVFAKDEVRHHGEPIAAVAADHPDTARLAAAAIAVEYELLDPVTDPQLAFEAEPLHPDGNLIRHIPLHFGEPTATGDVMVEGLYRIGRQDPAPIGAEAGLAVPRPDGGVEIYTASTDPHTDRDLAAACFGLEPERVKVVVTGVPGAMADREDPGIQLPLGLLALRTGCPVKIVATREESFLGHAHRHPTLLRYRHHADSEGKLVKVEAQILMDAGAYADTSADALAAAVSFACGPYVVPHAFIEGWAVRTNNPPSGHVRGEGALQVCAAYEGQMDKLAAELGLDPAEIRQRNVMATGDLLPTGQTVTCPAPVAELLRAVKEAPLPELPKDTPEEDWLLPGGPEGAGEPSAVRRGVGYALGMVHMLGAEGTDEVSTATVKVSGSVATVICAAVETGSGFSTLARQIVQETLGIDEVHVAGVDTDQPPAGPACHGRHTWVSGGAVERAAKMVRTQLLQPLAHKFGMSTELLQINDGKITSYDGVLSTTVAEALDGKELWATAQCRPHPTEPLDEAGQGDAFVGLAFCAIRCVADVDIELGTIRVVDMTVAQDVGRVLNPRQLRARIEAGVTQGLGAALMENLRTTRGQVRHPDLTGYPLPTALDAPDIRIVKLVEERDVVAPFGAKPAGAVPVVTAPAAVASAVRAATGRPIGRLPIRPQAAVAQH, from the coding sequence ATGACCGGCACGACCGACGGCGCCGGTGCCGTCACCGCGACGCCCGCCGCGGGCACACAGGTCCCCGTCGAACCGCCGCCGCACGGTCTGGGCGTCTCCCTGCCGCCCGCCGACGCGCCGGCCAAGACGCAGGGCATCTTCCCCTACGCCGCGGACCTGTGGGCCGAGGGCCTGCTGTGGGCCGCGATCCTGCGCTCACCGCACCCCCGCGCCCGCATCCTGTCCATCGACACCAAGCCCGCGGCCGAGATGCCCGGGGTACGGGTCGTGGTCACCCATCAGGACGTGCCGGGGGACGCCGGGCACGGCCGGGGCACCCCCGACCGCCCGGTCTTCGCCAAGGACGAGGTGCGCCACCACGGCGAGCCGATCGCCGCGGTCGCCGCCGACCACCCCGACACGGCCCGGCTGGCCGCCGCCGCCATCGCCGTCGAGTACGAACTGCTGGACCCCGTCACCGACCCGCAGCTCGCCTTCGAGGCCGAGCCGCTGCACCCGGACGGCAACCTGATCCGGCACATCCCCCTGCACTTCGGCGAGCCCACCGCCACCGGCGACGTCATGGTCGAGGGCCTGTACCGCATCGGCCGCCAGGACCCGGCCCCCATCGGGGCCGAGGCCGGACTCGCCGTGCCGCGGCCCGACGGCGGCGTGGAGATCTACACCGCCTCCACGGACCCGCACACCGACCGTGACCTGGCCGCCGCCTGCTTCGGGCTGGAGCCGGAGCGCGTCAAGGTCGTCGTCACCGGCGTCCCCGGCGCGATGGCCGACCGCGAGGACCCGGGCATCCAGCTCCCCCTGGGACTGCTGGCGCTGCGTACCGGCTGCCCCGTCAAGATCGTCGCCACCCGCGAGGAGTCCTTCCTCGGCCACGCCCACCGCCACCCCACCCTGCTGCGCTACCGCCACCACGCGGACAGCGAGGGCAAACTCGTCAAGGTCGAGGCGCAGATCCTGATGGACGCCGGCGCCTACGCGGACACCTCCGCCGACGCGCTGGCCGCCGCCGTCTCCTTCGCCTGCGGCCCGTACGTCGTCCCGCACGCCTTCATCGAGGGCTGGGCGGTCCGTACGAACAACCCGCCGTCCGGACACGTACGCGGCGAGGGGGCCCTGCAGGTCTGCGCCGCCTACGAGGGCCAGATGGACAAGCTGGCGGCCGAGCTGGGCCTGGACCCGGCCGAGATCCGGCAGCGCAACGTCATGGCCACCGGTGACCTGCTGCCCACCGGCCAGACCGTCACCTGCCCGGCGCCGGTCGCCGAACTCCTGCGCGCCGTCAAGGAAGCGCCGCTGCCCGAACTCCCCAAGGACACCCCGGAGGAGGACTGGCTGCTGCCCGGCGGACCCGAGGGCGCCGGCGAGCCGTCCGCCGTCCGCCGTGGCGTCGGCTACGCGCTCGGCATGGTCCACATGCTCGGCGCGGAGGGTACGGACGAGGTCTCCACGGCCACCGTCAAGGTCAGCGGCTCGGTCGCCACCGTCATCTGCGCCGCCGTCGAGACCGGCTCCGGTTTCTCCACGCTGGCCCGCCAGATCGTCCAGGAGACCCTGGGCATCGACGAGGTCCATGTCGCGGGCGTCGACACCGACCAGCCGCCCGCGGGTCCGGCCTGCCACGGCCGCCACACCTGGGTCTCCGGCGGCGCCGTGGAGCGGGCCGCCAAGATGGTCCGTACGCAGCTCCTCCAGCCGCTGGCCCACAAGTTCGGCATGTCCACCGAACTCCTCCAGATCAACGACGGCAAGATCACTTCGTACGACGGGGTCCTGAGCACCACCGTCGCCGAGGCCCTGGACGGCAAGGAACTGTGGGCCACCGCCCAGTGCCGCCCGCACCCCACCGAACCCCTGGACGAGGCCGGCCAGGGCGACGCCTTCGTGGGCCTGGCCTTCTGCGCCATCCGCTGCGTCGCCGACGTCGACATCGAACTGGGCACCATCCGTGTGGTGGACATGACGGTGGCGCAGGACGTCGGCCGCGTCCTGAACCCCCGCCAGCTCCGCGCCCGTATCGAAGCCGGCGTCACCCAGGGCCTGGGCGCGGCCCTGATGGAGAACCTGCGCACCACCCGCGGCCAGGTCCGCCACCCCGACCTCACCGGCTACCCCCTGCCCACCGCCTTGGACGCCCCCGACATCCGCATCGTCAAACTCGTCGAGGAACGCGACGTGGTGGCTCCCTTCGGCGCCAAACCCGCCGGCGCCGTCCCGGTCGTCACGGCCCCCGCGGCCGTCGCCTCCGCCGTCCGCGCCGCCACCGGCCGCCCCATCGGCCGCCTCCCCATCCGCCCCCAGGCGGCCGTGGCGCAGCACTGA